Proteins encoded in a region of the Diabrotica undecimpunctata isolate CICGRU chromosome 10, icDiaUnde3, whole genome shotgun sequence genome:
- the LOC140451792 gene encoding uncharacterized protein: MAQSHMHGPVKLPPDFDIQGQNAATTWKFWKISFEDYLVATGKDQSADNIKLAIVRNILGTESARIMCTIAIPDGTAEPYKHMMEQLKVYVNPRANEVFERYKFLSRNQKEGEYFEHYLTEVKHLVKFCNFNVTDPDKTTEGKALRDRIVMDIRDTVTREALLGIDKLKLNKVIEICRASEISKNQNKMFAEESIAEIHAIKRFPKNKHTPHTSRKQQDKFKCSHVKQCTGQGSPAFGKSCSRCGILNHFAVACRVRNVKNLDNQEKSDSDSDSSSSLVINNVNVSNQLRDLWNEIVEVEN; this comes from the coding sequence atggCACAGTCACACATGCATGGACCTGTAAAATTGCCTCCAGATTTCGACATACAGGGGCAGAATGCCGCTACCACATGGAAGTTTTGGAAGATCTCATTTGAAGATTATCTAGTAGCCACAGGGAAAGATCAGTCTGCCGATAATATAAAGCTGGCAATCGTCAGAAATATATTAGGAACCGAGTCCGCTAGAATAATGTGCACAATTGCAATCCCTGATGGAACCGCTGAGCCCTACAAACACATGATGGAACAGCTAAAGGTATATGTTAATCCAAGAGCCAATGAAGTGTTTGAAAGGTACAAGTTTTTAAGCAGAAACCAAAAAGAGGGCGAATATTTTGAGCATTACCTCACTGAAGTAAAGCATCtggtgaaattttgtaattttaatgtAACTGACCCAGATAAAACAACTGAGGGGAAAGCTCTAAGAGACAGAATTGTCATGGACATTCGTGATACAGTCACAAGAGAAGCTCTACTAGGAATAGACAAGCTAAAGTTAAATAAAGTCATAGAAATTTGCCGTGCAAGTGAAATCAGTAAGAACCAGAACAAAATGTTTGCAGAAGAGAGCATCGCAGAAATTCATGCTATCAAGAGGTTTCCAAAGAATAAACATACACCGCACACAAGCAGAAAACAGCAAGACAAATTTAAATGTAGTCATGTCAAACAATGCACGGGCCAAGGAAGTCCAGCATTTGGAAAATCATGTTCGCGGTGTGGAATCTTGAACCACTTTGCAGTTGCTTGTAGAGTAAGAAATGTAAAGAATTTGGACAACCAAGAGAAATCCGACAGTGATAGTGATAGTAGTTCTAGTTTAGTGATAAATAATGTTAATGTTTCAAATCAGTTACGGGACCTTTGGAATGAGATTGTTGAAGTAGAGAATtaa